In Clarias gariepinus isolate MV-2021 ecotype Netherlands chromosome 9, CGAR_prim_01v2, whole genome shotgun sequence, a single window of DNA contains:
- the LOC128530026 gene encoding H-2 class II histocompatibility antigen, E-S beta chain-like has translation MMAKLWICLLVQLFFMLDTTGGYYYESRTQCIHSSRDLSDMVMLHTEIFNKIRYIWFNSTVGKFQGYTHHGIYNAEKFNNDTVILEMVQAVVIVICKPNVQNYYPAIIDKSVEPEVEVKSVKQSDGSQPAMLMCSAYSFYPKFIKMTWLRNGREVQGGVTSTEEMADGDWYYQVHSYLEYMPESGEEISCVVEHASFKKPMSYKWDPSPPASDKSKIAIGASGLVLGIVLSAAGFIYYRKKSSGPY, from the exons GTGGATATTACTATGAGTCAAGAACGCAGTGCATTCACAGCTCCAGAGATTTAAGTGATATGGTTATGTTACATACTGAAATTTTCAACAAGATTAGGTACATCTGGTTTAACAGTACAGTCGGCAAGTTTCAGGGCTACACTCACCATGGCATTTATAATGCAGAGAAATTTAACAATGACACAGTGATCTTGGAAATGGTGCAAGCTGTTGTAATTGTCATCTGTAAGCCAAATGTACAGAATTATTACCCAGCTATAATTGATAAGTCAG TTGAGCCGGAGGTTGAAGTGAAGTCAGTGAAGCAGTCAGACGGCTCACAACCTGCTATGTTGATGTGCAGTGCTTACAGCTTTTACCCAAAGTTCATTAAAATGACCTGGCTAAGAAATGGGAGAGAAGTTCAGGGAGGTGTGACGTCCACAGAGGAGATGGCTGATGGAGACTGGTACTATCAGGTCCACTCATATCTGGAGTACATGCCTGAATCTGGAGAGGAGATCTCCTGTGTGGTGGAACACGCCAGCTTCAAAAAGCCCATGAGCTATAAGTGGG ACCCCTCTCCTCCTGCATCTGATAAGAGTAAGATCGCTATCGGGGCTTCAGGGCTGGTGTTGGGAATCGTGCTTTCAGCTGCTGGGTTCATCTACTACAGGAAGAAATCCTCAGGACCTTACTGA